In Sphingomonas phyllosphaerae, one DNA window encodes the following:
- a CDS encoding Lrp/AsnC family transcriptional regulator, with translation MTLDRIDREILALLQEDGRMTNVELAERVGLTAPPCLRRVRALEQAGVIRGYHAECDATKLGFPITVFAMVSLRSQAEQDLAAFEAHVAAIPEVRECHMLNGEIDFILKIVAQDLESFQRILTTKLTSAPNVTSVKSSLTIRTFKAQAGVPIS, from the coding sequence ATGACCCTGGACCGGATCGACCGTGAAATTCTCGCGCTCTTGCAGGAGGACGGCCGGATGACCAACGTCGAGCTGGCCGAGCGCGTCGGCCTGACCGCGCCGCCGTGCCTGCGCCGCGTCCGCGCGCTTGAACAGGCGGGCGTGATTCGGGGCTATCACGCCGAGTGCGACGCGACCAAATTGGGCTTCCCGATCACGGTCTTCGCCATGGTGAGCCTGCGCAGTCAGGCCGAGCAGGACCTCGCCGCCTTCGAGGCGCATGTCGCCGCGATCCCCGAAGTGCGCGAATGCCATATGCTCAATGGCGAGATCGACTTCATCCTGAAGATCGTCGCGCAGGATCTGGAGAGCTTCCAGCGCATCCTCACCACCAAGCTGACCTCGGCGCCGAACGTCACCAGCGTCAAGTCGTCGCTGACGATCCGCACCTTCAAGGCGCAGGCCGGCGTCCCGATCAGCTGA
- a CDS encoding DUF5818 domain-containing protein: MSSIGTPIDETGLLVREHGAFVLQCDRGGRYVLELPRVPVDHVQKRVRVQGVVCGEGRVAAEGVSAA; the protein is encoded by the coding sequence ATGAGCAGCATCGGCACCCCCATCGACGAAACCGGCCTGTTGGTGCGCGAGCATGGCGCATTCGTGCTGCAATGCGACCGCGGTGGCCGCTATGTGCTGGAACTGCCGCGCGTGCCCGTCGACCATGTCCAGAAGCGCGTGCGGGTGCAGGGCGTCGTCTGTGGGGAGGGGCGCGTCGCCGCCGAGGGCGTCAGCGCGGCGTAG
- a CDS encoding peroxide stress protein YaaA codes for MIAVLSPAKTLDLDTPPPFPATPARFAPEAATLAKAASHLTQKRLSELMKISPALAKLNADRFRDFPEAAERPALYTFAGDVYTGLDAPTLDEPAVRFAQDHLRLLSGLYGLLRPLDGMRPYRLEMGTRWAPRRDRLTDWWGPRIADALAADVAAEGSGIVLNLASNEYWEAVAGKLPADIRVVAVDFREADNRFVSFHAKKARGMMARYLVEHHVADLDGMKAFDTADYRFDSDASDEARWTFRRAA; via the coding sequence ATGATCGCCGTTCTCTCGCCGGCCAAGACGCTGGACCTCGACACCCCACCGCCCTTCCCCGCCACCCCCGCGCGGTTCGCGCCCGAGGCGGCGACGCTCGCGAAGGCCGCCTCGCACCTGACGCAGAAGCGACTGTCGGAGCTGATGAAGATCTCGCCCGCGCTCGCCAAGCTCAACGCCGATCGCTTCCGCGACTTCCCGGAAGCGGCGGAGCGCCCCGCGCTCTACACCTTCGCGGGCGACGTCTACACCGGGCTCGACGCGCCGACGCTCGACGAACCCGCGGTGCGCTTCGCACAGGATCATCTGCGGCTTTTGTCCGGCCTCTACGGCCTGCTGCGCCCGCTCGACGGGATGCGCCCCTATCGGCTGGAGATGGGCACGCGCTGGGCGCCGCGCCGCGACCGGCTCACCGACTGGTGGGGCCCGCGCATCGCCGACGCGCTCGCCGCCGACGTCGCGGCCGAGGGCTCGGGCATCGTCCTGAACCTCGCCAGCAACGAATATTGGGAGGCGGTCGCGGGCAAGCTTCCCGCCGACATCCGCGTCGTCGCGGTCGACTTCCGCGAGGCCGACAACCGCTTCGTCAGCTTCCACGCCAAGAAGGCGCGAGGCATGATGGCGCGCTATCTGGTCGAGCATCACGTCGCCGATCTGGACGGGATGAAGGCGTTCGACACCGCCGATTACCGTTTCGACTCCGACGCCAGCGACGAGGCGCGCTGGACCTTCCGGCGCGCGGCGTGA
- the rpsB gene encoding 30S ribosomal protein S2, with amino-acid sequence MAAPVVSMQQLIETGAHFGHQTHRWNPKMKPYIFGERNGVHIIDLSQTVPLFARALDFVSQSVAAGGKVLFVGTKRQAQEPVAEAARRAGQHFVNHRWLGGMLTNWKTISNSIKRLKSLEEQLSGNTAGLTKKEVLQLTRERDKLELSLGGIRDMGGIPDVMFVIDANKEELAIKEANTLGIPVVAILDSNVSPDGIAFPVPANDDAARAIRLYCEAIAIASTRGNQQQQASRGVDLGAMSEPPAEEALAAEPAAAEGEPAAA; translated from the coding sequence ATGGCGGCTCCTGTCGTCTCCATGCAGCAGCTCATCGAAACCGGCGCGCACTTCGGCCACCAGACTCACCGCTGGAACCCGAAGATGAAGCCCTACATCTTCGGCGAGCGTAACGGCGTCCACATCATCGACCTGTCGCAGACTGTGCCGCTGTTCGCGCGCGCGCTCGACTTCGTCAGCCAGTCGGTCGCCGCCGGTGGCAAGGTGCTGTTCGTCGGCACCAAGCGCCAGGCGCAGGAACCCGTCGCCGAGGCGGCGCGCCGCGCGGGCCAGCATTTCGTCAACCACCGCTGGCTGGGCGGGATGCTCACCAACTGGAAGACGATCTCGAACTCGATCAAGCGTCTGAAGAGCCTTGAGGAGCAGCTGTCGGGCAACACCGCCGGTCTCACCAAGAAGGAAGTCCTGCAGCTCACCCGCGAGCGCGACAAGCTCGAGCTGTCGCTGGGCGGCATCCGCGACATGGGCGGCATTCCGGACGTGATGTTCGTGATCGACGCCAACAAGGAAGAGCTGGCGATCAAGGAAGCCAACACGCTGGGCATCCCGGTCGTCGCGATCCTCGATTCGAACGTGTCGCCGGACGGCATCGCGTTCCCGGTGCCCGCCAACGACGACGCCGCGCGCGCGATCCGTCTGTATTGCGAGGCGATCGCGATCGCCTCGACCCGCGGCAACCAGCAGCAGCAGGCGAGCCGTGGCGTCGATCTGGGCGCGATGAGCGAGCCGCCGGCCGAAGAGGCGCTGGCCGCCGAGCCGGCCGCTGCCGAGGGCGAACCCGCCGCCGCGTAA
- a CDS encoding phosphatidylcholine/phosphatidylserine synthase produces MRAPIRRPLRRPPGGLPLRAVAPNAVTALALCSGLSGIRFAISGQWELAVVMVLIAGVLDGLDGRVARMLHGESRFGAELDSLSDAISFGVSPALILYLWSLHALPRFGWMAALVLAVFCALRLARFNANIDADDQPHKSAGFLTGVPAPAGAALALLPLFLWFVTEAPLLRDPRLVAPWTIGVALLMVSSLATFSTGSLKLRPNIRFEAIVVVVAVGAAAVSAPWQTAAAAGIAYLLALPFSVASYARVKRLRASAASSVPASDLPPSA; encoded by the coding sequence ATGAGAGCACCGATCCGTCGTCCGCTTCGTCGCCCGCCCGGCGGGCTGCCGTTGCGCGCGGTCGCGCCGAACGCCGTTACCGCACTGGCGCTTTGCTCTGGCTTGTCGGGAATCCGCTTTGCGATTTCCGGGCAATGGGAGCTGGCGGTGGTGATGGTGCTGATCGCGGGCGTGCTCGACGGGCTGGACGGGCGCGTCGCCCGTATGCTGCACGGCGAGAGCCGGTTCGGGGCGGAACTCGATTCGCTTTCCGACGCGATCTCGTTCGGCGTTTCGCCCGCGTTGATCCTCTATCTCTGGTCGCTCCACGCGCTGCCGCGGTTCGGCTGGATGGCGGCGTTGGTGCTGGCGGTCTTCTGCGCGCTGCGACTGGCGCGCTTCAACGCCAATATCGATGCCGACGACCAGCCGCACAAGTCGGCGGGGTTCCTCACCGGCGTCCCGGCGCCCGCGGGCGCGGCGCTCGCATTGCTACCGCTCTTTCTGTGGTTCGTGACCGAGGCCCCGTTGCTGCGCGATCCACGATTGGTGGCACCGTGGACGATCGGTGTCGCGCTGTTGATGGTGTCGAGCCTCGCCACCTTCTCGACCGGCTCGCTCAAGCTGCGGCCGAACATCCGCTTCGAGGCGATCGTGGTGGTGGTTGCGGTCGGTGCCGCGGCGGTCAGCGCGCCGTGGCAGACCGCCGCCGCGGCGGGGATCGCTTATCTTCTGGCGCTCCCGTTCAGCGTCGCGAGCTATGCGCGTGTCAAGCGGCTTCGCGCGAGCGCAGCGTCATCGGTACCAGCGTCGGACCTGCCGCCCAGCGCCTGA
- a CDS encoding sensor histidine kinase, whose product MRFNDSLRTVLAAEARSALGARATYRQLVDLIARRRAPADDLLLTRLAKLRERVPEDVRIACARGLALFDAPLPLVTLFATDTRDVAVATLRGVRLDASEWETLLPRLHPVGRSVLRQRHDLPPSVERALDSFGPADFRLGYAPSEATPREEGSTTVVRFEIADLVERIAAHQRDGADPIRPLDGFRFETDAAGVIRWLDAGPRGAVIGLTLDHRAGVWAGAAVDGVASGAFRKRAPFSGARLRVPGGSAIGGEWRIAGIPMFDQATGAFTGMRGQARRPRADERAERGVARERAAGAEGLRRLVHELRTPANAIAGFSELIEQQLLGPVATPYRDRATEIRHRVTDLIGAIEDLDLAARIDGRALERREGVTPASPLLQRIAEDLAPLAALRRAELTLPTVRDATWAVDPYDAERLIARLLSAALSAAAPGEQLTTALVGGVGTLALALVPPIAFAERDEASLLALDDEDASRDEGAPLLGVGFALRLVRNLAHQLGGRFVIAPGLFTLLLPAVETDAAGHATGGAT is encoded by the coding sequence GTGCGCTTCAACGACAGCCTGAGAACCGTGCTGGCAGCCGAGGCGCGCTCCGCGCTGGGAGCGCGCGCGACCTATCGCCAGCTCGTCGACCTGATCGCGCGCCGCCGCGCGCCCGCGGACGACCTGCTCCTGACGCGGCTGGCGAAGCTGCGCGAGCGCGTGCCGGAGGACGTGCGGATCGCATGCGCGCGCGGGCTGGCGCTGTTCGATGCGCCGCTGCCGCTCGTGACGCTGTTCGCGACCGACACTCGCGACGTGGCGGTGGCGACCTTGCGCGGCGTGCGGCTGGATGCGTCGGAGTGGGAGACCCTGCTCCCGCGATTGCACCCGGTCGGACGGAGCGTGCTGCGGCAGCGGCATGACTTGCCGCCGTCGGTCGAACGCGCGCTCGACAGCTTCGGCCCGGCCGACTTCCGGCTCGGCTATGCACCGAGTGAAGCGACGCCGCGCGAGGAGGGGAGCACAACGGTGGTCCGCTTCGAGATCGCCGATCTGGTCGAGCGGATCGCCGCGCATCAACGCGACGGAGCCGACCCGATCCGCCCGCTGGACGGCTTCCGGTTCGAAACCGACGCGGCGGGGGTGATCCGCTGGCTGGATGCCGGGCCGCGCGGGGCGGTCATCGGGCTGACGCTCGACCATCGCGCCGGCGTATGGGCGGGGGCGGCGGTGGATGGCGTCGCATCGGGCGCGTTCCGCAAGCGCGCGCCCTTTTCCGGCGCGCGGCTACGCGTGCCGGGCGGATCGGCGATCGGTGGCGAATGGCGGATCGCCGGCATCCCGATGTTCGACCAGGCGACCGGCGCCTTCACCGGGATGCGCGGGCAGGCGCGTCGCCCACGCGCGGACGAGCGCGCCGAACGCGGCGTGGCGCGCGAGCGTGCGGCCGGCGCCGAGGGACTGCGGCGGCTGGTGCACGAACTGCGCACGCCGGCCAACGCGATCGCAGGATTCTCGGAATTGATCGAGCAGCAATTGCTGGGGCCGGTCGCCACGCCGTATCGCGATCGTGCGACCGAGATCCGGCACCGCGTCACCGATCTGATCGGCGCGATCGAGGACCTCGATCTCGCCGCCCGGATCGATGGCCGTGCGCTGGAGCGCCGGGAGGGCGTGACCCCCGCGTCACCCTTGTTGCAGCGGATCGCGGAAGACCTTGCGCCGCTCGCCGCGTTGCGCCGCGCGGAGCTGACGCTGCCGACGGTGCGCGACGCGACCTGGGCGGTCGACCCGTACGATGCCGAGCGATTGATCGCGCGCCTGTTGTCGGCCGCGCTGTCGGCCGCGGCACCGGGCGAGCAATTGACGACCGCGCTGGTCGGCGGTGTAGGGACGCTGGCACTCGCGCTGGTGCCGCCGATCGCCTTCGCGGAGCGCGACGAGGCGAGCCTGCTGGCGCTCGACGACGAGGATGCCTCTCGCGACGAGGGCGCGCCGCTGCTTGGGGTAGGATTCGCGCTCCGGCTGGTGCGCAATCTCGCCCATCAGCTGGGCGGCCGGTTCGTGATCGCGCCGGGGCTGTTCACGCTGTTGCTTCCCGCGGTCGAAACCGATGCGGCCGGTCACGCGACGGGCGGGGCGACGTAG
- a CDS encoding NADP-dependent isocitrate dehydrogenase, whose product MAKIKVKTPVVEIDGDEMTRIIWEWIRERLIKPYLDIDLDYYDLGVQERDRTDDQVTVDSAKAIQKYGVGVKCATITPDEQRVEEFGLKKMWRSPNGTIRNILGGVVFREPIVMKNVPRLIPGWTHPIVVGRHAFGDQYKATDFKVPGKGKLTMKWEGENGETIEHEVFDFPSAGVAMGMYNLDESIRDFARASLNYGLGRNWPVYLSTKNTILKAYDGRFKDIFAEVFESEFAEQFKAAGIVYEHRLIDDMVASALKWNGEFVWACKNYDGDVQSDQVAQGFGSLGLMTSVLMTPDGKTIEAEAAHGTVTRHYRQHQQGKATSTNPIASIFAWTGGLKYRGKFDGTPDVTRFAETLEQVCVETVESGDMTKDLAILIGPDQRWMTTEQFFEAVRVNLEKKMANWA is encoded by the coding sequence ATGGCGAAGATCAAGGTAAAGACGCCCGTCGTGGAGATCGACGGCGACGAGATGACGCGGATCATCTGGGAATGGATCCGCGAGCGCCTGATCAAGCCGTACCTCGACATCGATCTCGATTATTACGACCTCGGCGTGCAGGAGCGTGACCGCACCGACGATCAGGTGACGGTCGACAGCGCCAAGGCGATCCAGAAGTACGGTGTCGGCGTGAAGTGCGCGACGATCACCCCCGACGAGCAGCGCGTTGAGGAATTCGGCCTCAAGAAGATGTGGCGTTCACCGAACGGCACGATCCGCAACATCCTGGGCGGCGTGGTCTTCCGCGAGCCGATCGTGATGAAGAACGTCCCGCGCCTGATCCCGGGCTGGACGCACCCGATCGTCGTCGGCCGTCACGCGTTCGGCGACCAGTACAAGGCCACCGACTTCAAGGTGCCCGGCAAGGGCAAGCTGACCATGAAGTGGGAAGGCGAGAATGGCGAGACGATCGAGCACGAGGTGTTCGACTTCCCGTCGGCCGGTGTCGCGATGGGCATGTACAACCTTGACGAGTCGATCCGCGACTTCGCGCGTGCCTCGCTCAACTACGGGCTCGGCCGCAACTGGCCGGTGTACCTGTCGACCAAGAACACGATCCTCAAGGCCTATGACGGCCGCTTCAAGGACATCTTCGCCGAAGTGTTCGAAAGCGAGTTCGCCGAGCAGTTCAAGGCGGCGGGCATCGTCTACGAGCATCGCCTGATCGACGACATGGTCGCCTCGGCGCTCAAGTGGAACGGCGAGTTCGTCTGGGCCTGCAAGAATTACGACGGCGACGTCCAGTCGGATCAGGTCGCGCAGGGCTTCGGTTCGCTCGGGCTGATGACCTCGGTGCTGATGACGCCGGACGGCAAGACGATCGAGGCCGAGGCGGCGCACGGCACCGTCACGCGCCACTATCGCCAGCACCAGCAGGGCAAGGCGACCTCGACCAATCCGATCGCGTCGATCTTCGCGTGGACCGGCGGCCTGAAGTATCGCGGCAAGTTCGACGGCACGCCCGACGTGACGCGCTTCGCCGAGACGCTGGAGCAGGTCTGCGTCGAGACCGTCGAGAGCGGCGACATGACCAAGGACCTCGCGATCCTGATCGGCCCGGACCAGCGCTGGATGACGACCGAGCAGTTCTTCGAGGCGGTGCGCGTCAACCTCGAGAAGAAGATGGCCAACTGGGCCTGA
- a CDS encoding SDR family NAD(P)-dependent oxidoreductase, with the protein MRAVVIGAGGGIGAALADALAEEENDVVRLTRADLDLLEEPTIAAAAARVGKADLVIVATGLLHDAGHGPEKALRDLDPAWLAQQYAVNAIGPALVAKHFLPILPRAGRSIFAALSARVGSISDNRLGGWYGYRASKAALNQLIRTLAVEDKRRNDRGIVVALHPGTVDTRLSKPFQQSGRDLFQPDRAAVQLLDVLDALKPTDSGKLLAWDGAEIAP; encoded by the coding sequence ATGCGCGCGGTCGTGATCGGGGCCGGCGGCGGCATCGGTGCCGCGCTCGCCGACGCGCTGGCGGAGGAAGAGAATGACGTCGTCCGCCTGACCCGCGCCGATCTCGACCTGCTGGAAGAGCCGACCATCGCCGCCGCAGCCGCCCGCGTCGGCAAGGCCGATCTGGTGATTGTCGCCACCGGACTGCTCCACGATGCCGGGCACGGGCCGGAGAAGGCGTTGCGCGATCTCGATCCCGCATGGCTGGCGCAGCAATATGCGGTGAACGCGATCGGCCCCGCGCTGGTCGCCAAGCATTTCCTCCCGATCCTGCCGCGTGCCGGGCGCTCAATATTCGCGGCGCTATCGGCGCGGGTCGGCAGTATTTCCGACAACCGGCTCGGCGGCTGGTACGGCTATCGCGCGAGCAAGGCCGCGCTTAACCAGCTGATCCGCACGCTGGCCGTCGAGGACAAGCGCCGCAACGATCGCGGCATCGTCGTCGCCCTCCACCCCGGCACCGTCGATACGCGCCTGTCGAAACCGTTCCAGCAGAGCGGTCGCGACCTTTTCCAGCCCGACCGCGCCGCGGTGCAGTTGCTCGACGTGCTCGACGCTCTCAAGCCGACCGACAGCGGCAAGCTGCTCGCGTGGGACGGGGCGGAGATAGCACCGTAG
- the gyrA gene encoding DNA gyrase subunit A, which produces MADDTVLADPSAIAPISIVEEMKTSYLDYAMSVIVARALPDVRDGLKPVHRRILFSANESGFLYNRPYRKSARIVGDVIGKYHPHGDSSIYEALVRMTQDWSMRVPLIDGQGNFGSMDPDPAAAMRYTEARLAKSANYLMDDLDKDTVDFQPNYDGSEREPQVLPARFPNLLVNGAGGIAVGMATNIPPHNLGEVVDACLAYIDNGAITTEELMEIVPGPDFPTGAIILGRAGARSAYETGRGSVIVRSRHKIETGRGDRTSIVLTEIPFQQGKNALVEKIAEAAKDKRIEGVSDIRDESNREGVRIVIDLKRDATPEVVLNQLWRHTPAQGSFPANMLAIRGGRPELLNLRDIISAFVQFREQVITRRAKFELNKARERAHILLGLVIAVTNLDEVVRIIRGSSSPAEARAKLLAREWPIAEIAPYLRLVEALETDVAGDTYRLSEVQVRAILDLRLHRLTALGRDEIGDELKALADSIAELLAILSDRVKLYEVMREEFRDVRAQFATPRRTEIAAAADGIDDEDLIEREDMVVTVTMAGYIKRTPLDAFRAQARGGKGRAGMATKDEDVVTKLFVTSTHTPVLFFSTLGRVYRMKVWRLPEGGPATRGRPMINLLPLEQGETISTVLPLPEDEAEWGKLHVMFATAKGSVRRNSMDAFTNVPSNGKIAMKFEGEDADDRLIGVALLDEGDDVLLATRAGKAIRFAADEVREFQSRNSTGVRGIALKGDDQVISLSVLHRVGVRDQEERDEYLRNAPWKEREGELTMPLDRFEELRAREQFVLTVCANGYGKISSAYEYRRTGRGGQGITNIDNIARNGPVVASFPSTKAEQLMLVTDQAKMIRMPLGSLRVIGRGSAGVRLFNVAKDEHVVSAARIDEEPEPEDAAEALVAGELAGDTAVAPVDDATIGDDAAAGPEDGE; this is translated from the coding sequence TTGGCCGACGACACCGTCCTCGCCGATCCTTCCGCTATCGCCCCCATCTCCATCGTCGAGGAGATGAAGACCAGCTACCTCGACTATGCGATGAGCGTCATCGTGGCGCGCGCGCTGCCCGATGTTCGCGACGGGCTGAAGCCGGTGCACCGCCGTATCCTGTTCTCGGCGAACGAAAGCGGCTTCCTCTACAACCGCCCGTATCGCAAGTCGGCGCGCATCGTCGGCGACGTGATCGGTAAATATCACCCGCACGGCGACAGCTCGATCTACGAAGCCCTGGTCCGCATGACGCAGGACTGGTCGATGCGCGTGCCGCTGATCGACGGTCAGGGCAATTTCGGCTCGATGGACCCCGATCCCGCCGCCGCGATGCGGTATACCGAGGCGCGGCTGGCGAAGTCCGCCAATTACCTGATGGACGACCTCGACAAGGACACGGTCGACTTCCAGCCCAATTACGACGGATCGGAGCGCGAGCCGCAGGTGCTGCCCGCGCGCTTCCCCAATCTGCTGGTCAACGGCGCCGGCGGCATCGCGGTCGGCATGGCCACCAACATCCCGCCGCACAATCTCGGCGAAGTCGTCGACGCCTGCCTCGCCTATATCGACAATGGCGCGATCACCACCGAGGAGCTGATGGAGATCGTCCCCGGTCCGGACTTCCCGACCGGTGCGATCATCCTCGGCCGCGCCGGCGCGCGCTCGGCCTATGAGACCGGGCGCGGCTCGGTGATCGTGCGCAGCCGCCACAAGATCGAGACCGGCCGCGGCGACCGCACCTCGATCGTCCTGACCGAAATCCCGTTCCAGCAGGGCAAGAATGCGCTGGTCGAGAAGATCGCCGAGGCCGCCAAGGACAAGCGTATCGAGGGCGTCAGCGACATTCGCGACGAATCGAACCGCGAAGGCGTCCGCATCGTCATCGACCTCAAGCGTGACGCGACCCCCGAGGTGGTGCTCAACCAGCTGTGGCGGCATACGCCGGCGCAGGGCTCGTTCCCCGCGAACATGCTCGCGATCCGCGGCGGCCGCCCCGAACTGCTCAACCTGCGCGACATCATCAGCGCGTTCGTGCAGTTCCGCGAACAGGTCATCACGCGCCGCGCCAAGTTCGAGCTGAACAAGGCCCGCGAGCGCGCGCACATCTTGCTCGGCCTCGTCATCGCCGTCACCAACCTCGACGAGGTGGTGCGGATCATTCGCGGCTCGTCGAGCCCGGCCGAGGCACGCGCCAAATTGCTCGCGCGCGAATGGCCGATCGCCGAGATCGCGCCGTATCTGCGGCTGGTCGAGGCACTCGAAACCGATGTCGCGGGCGACACCTACCGCCTGTCCGAAGTGCAGGTCCGCGCGATCCTCGACCTGCGCCTGCACCGCCTCACCGCTTTGGGCCGTGACGAGATCGGCGACGAGCTGAAGGCGCTGGCCGATTCGATCGCTGAGCTGCTCGCGATCCTCTCGGACCGCGTGAAGCTCTACGAGGTGATGCGCGAGGAATTCCGCGACGTGCGGGCGCAATTCGCGACGCCGCGCCGCACCGAGATCGCCGCCGCCGCCGACGGGATCGACGACGAGGACCTGATCGAGCGCGAGGACATGGTGGTGACCGTCACCATGGCCGGCTACATCAAGCGTACTCCGCTCGACGCCTTCCGGGCGCAGGCGCGCGGCGGCAAGGGCCGCGCCGGCATGGCGACCAAGGACGAGGATGTCGTCACCAAGCTGTTCGTCACCTCGACGCACACCCCGGTGCTGTTCTTCTCGACGCTCGGTCGCGTCTACCGGATGAAGGTCTGGCGCCTGCCCGAGGGGGGCCCGGCAACGCGCGGTCGCCCGATGATCAACCTCCTCCCGCTCGAGCAAGGCGAGACGATCTCGACGGTGCTGCCGCTGCCCGAGGACGAGGCGGAATGGGGCAAGCTCCACGTCATGTTCGCGACCGCAAAGGGGTCGGTGCGTCGCAACTCGATGGACGCCTTCACCAACGTGCCGTCGAACGGCAAGATCGCGATGAAGTTCGAGGGCGAGGATGCCGACGACCGGCTGATCGGCGTGGCGTTGCTCGACGAGGGCGACGACGTGCTGCTCGCCACCCGTGCGGGCAAGGCGATCCGCTTCGCCGCTGACGAGGTGCGCGAGTTCCAGAGCCGTAACTCGACCGGCGTGCGTGGCATCGCGCTCAAGGGCGACGATCAGGTCATCTCGCTGTCGGTGCTGCACCGCGTCGGGGTCCGCGATCAGGAAGAGCGCGACGAGTATCTCCGGAACGCGCCGTGGAAGGAACGCGAGGGCGAGTTGACGATGCCGCTCGACCGGTTCGAGGAGCTGCGCGCGCGCGAGCAGTTCGTGCTCACGGTCTGCGCCAACGGTTATGGCAAGATCAGCTCGGCCTATGAATATCGCCGCACCGGCCGCGGTGGGCAGGGCATCACCAATATCGACAATATCGCGCGCAACGGCCCCGTCGTCGCCAGCTTCCCGTCTACCAAGGCCGAGCAGCTGATGCTCGTCACCGATCAGGCGAAGATGATCCGTATGCCGCTCGGCTCGCTGCGCGTCATCGGCCGCGGCTCGGCGGGCGTGCGGCTGTTCAACGTGGCGAAGGACGAGCATGTCGTTTCCGCCGCTCGGATCGACGAGGAGCCCGAGCCCGAGGATGCCGCCGAGGCGCTGGTCGCCGGGGAACTGGCCGGCGACACGGCGGTTGCGCCGGTGGATGATGCGACGATCGGCGACGATGCCGCCGCCGGCCCGGAGGATGGTGAATGA
- a CDS encoding phosphatidylserine decarboxylase, with protein sequence MTSLDKPPVVTTTVKWRFPAVHPEGQKFTAIAFGITLLMTIVSKVFFWPFLGLTLWVAAFFRDPVRTTPTGDDLIVSPADGLITMIERVPVPRELIGDLGEGTMVRVSVFMSVFDVHINRSPIAGTVRQVVYISGKFLNADLDKASEENERQHFVVEGFDGRRVGFTQIAGLVARRIVGFAKIGDIVAAGQRIGLIRFGSRVDVYLPEGYEPQVALGQRAVAGETVLGRLGVPRITGKSQ encoded by the coding sequence ATGACTTCGCTCGACAAGCCACCGGTCGTCACGACCACCGTCAAGTGGCGCTTTCCTGCCGTCCATCCCGAGGGGCAGAAGTTCACCGCTATCGCATTCGGCATCACCTTGTTGATGACGATCGTCTCCAAAGTCTTCTTCTGGCCGTTCCTCGGACTGACGCTGTGGGTGGCTGCGTTCTTCCGCGATCCGGTGCGGACCACGCCGACCGGCGACGACCTGATCGTCTCGCCCGCCGACGGGCTGATCACGATGATCGAGCGCGTGCCGGTGCCGCGCGAGTTGATCGGTGATCTCGGCGAGGGGACGATGGTGCGCGTGTCGGTGTTCATGTCGGTGTTCGACGTCCACATCAATCGCTCGCCGATCGCGGGAACAGTGCGGCAGGTGGTCTATATCTCCGGCAAGTTCCTCAACGCCGACCTCGACAAGGCGTCCGAGGAGAATGAGCGCCAGCATTTCGTCGTCGAGGGTTTCGACGGGCGACGCGTCGGCTTCACGCAGATCGCCGGGCTGGTCGCGCGGCGGATCGTCGGGTTCGCCAAGATCGGCGACATCGTGGCGGCCGGGCAGCGGATCGGGCTGATCCGCTTCGGCAGCCGGGTCGACGTCTATCTGCCCGAGGGTTACGAGCCGCAGGTCGCGCTCGGACAACGCGCAGTGGCGGGCGAGACGGTGCTCGGTCGCCTCGGCGTGCCGCGCATCACCGGCAAGTCGCAATAG